A single region of the Malaclemys terrapin pileata isolate rMalTer1 chromosome 2, rMalTer1.hap1, whole genome shotgun sequence genome encodes:
- the LOC128831905 gene encoding heat shock protein 30C-like, protein MLPLRVWLGSSAPVPRLLGPGPHSLLAQLVGDVQTHLEEMERLRHSLLLASPLLRGEGEGRRPRPSSRSLAEGAGKEPGSQAQGKDKFQLSMDVSGFSPAELMVRVDGRKLTVTGKQEKKTASEAGVCSHEYREIRRETLLPEDVNVEAVLCSLSQDGQLCIEAPHLALPAAEGRAVPISVCQGVKAGEGNLATEGKEPGSSKKMETGRESEGTSPRDF, encoded by the coding sequence atgCTCCCGCTCCGAGTGTGGCTTGGCAGCAGCGCCCCAGTGCCCAGGCtcctggggccggggccccacaGCCTCTTGGCCCAGCTGGTGGGGGACGTGCAGACGCACCTGGAGGAGATGGAGCGACTGAGACACTCCCTCCTTCTGGCTTCTCCCCTTCTCCGCGGGGAGGGCGAGGGGAGGAGGCCGAGGCCGAGCAGCCGGTCCCTGGcggagggggctgggaaggagcccGGCTCCCAGGCGCAGGGGAAGGACAAGTTCCAGCTCTCCATGGACGTGAGCGGCTTCTCCCCAGCTGAGCTGATGGTGAGAGTGGACGGGAGGAAGCTGACGGTGACGGGGAAGCAGGAGAAGAAAACGGCGTCGGAGGCTGGAGTCTGCTCCCACGAATACAGAGAGATCCGCAGAGAAACTCTCCTGCCGGAAGACGTGAACGTGGAGGCCgtgctctgctccctgtcccaggaTGGGCAGCTCTGCATCGAGGCGCCACATCTGGCCCTGCCAGCTGCAGAAGGGAGAGCCGTTCCCATCAGCGTCTGCCAGGGGGTGAAGGCAGGAGAAGGAAACCTGGCCACGGAGGGAAAGGAGCCGGGGAGCAGCAAGAAGATGGAGACAGGAAGAGAGAGCGAGGGGACCAGCCCCAGAGATTTCTGA